A region of Sulfurimonas sp. DNA encodes the following proteins:
- a CDS encoding KpsF/GutQ family sugar-phosphate isomerase — MNYKEIAQETLNIEAQTLLDSAKNINDVFERAVDIILACKGKLVITGVGKSGLIGAKMAATFASTGTPSFFLHPTEALHGDLGMISKEDVVIAISYSGESEELSSILPHIKRFKTPLIGMTRDRNSTLGQHSDIVIDVVVKKEACPLDIAPTSSTTLTLALGDALAVCLMRARDFQKSDFASFHPGGALGKQLFVKVSNLMQSKNIPIVKEDTKVKDAILKISEGRLGTVLVVDADDKLIALVSDGDIRRALLQDDFSLEENVLKYATKNPMTCEDENMLASQALVLVEEKKIQLLVITDKNKKIKGVLHIHTLIEKGIS; from the coding sequence ATGAATTACAAAGAAATTGCACAAGAAACTTTAAACATTGAAGCACAAACATTACTTGATTCAGCCAAAAATATCAATGATGTTTTTGAGAGGGCTGTTGATATTATTCTTGCATGTAAAGGTAAGTTAGTCATTACTGGTGTTGGTAAAAGTGGTTTAATTGGTGCAAAAATGGCAGCAACTTTCGCATCTACTGGTACTCCTAGTTTTTTTCTTCATCCAACAGAAGCCCTTCATGGTGACTTAGGAATGATAAGCAAAGAAGATGTTGTTATTGCGATTAGTTACAGTGGAGAAAGTGAAGAACTTAGCTCAATTTTACCTCATATAAAAAGGTTTAAAACACCTCTTATTGGTATGACTAGAGATAGGAACTCTACACTTGGGCAACATAGTGACATAGTGATTGATGTTGTAGTTAAAAAAGAGGCTTGTCCATTAGACATAGCACCTACAAGTTCAACAACTCTTACATTAGCACTAGGTGATGCTTTAGCAGTTTGTCTTATGAGGGCAAGAGATTTTCAAAAAAGTGATTTTGCTTCTTTTCACCCTGGGGGAGCTTTAGGAAAACAACTTTTTGTAAAAGTTTCTAACCTTATGCAGAGCAAAAATATACCTATTGTAAAAGAAGACACTAAAGTTAAAGATGCCATTTTAAAGATTAGTGAAGGGCGTTTGGGAACTGTTTTAGTTGTAGATGCTGATGATAAGCTCATAGCACTTGTTAGTGATGGAGATATTCGTAGAGCTTTACTTCAAGATGATTTTTCTTTAGAAGAAAATGTTTTAAAGTACGCAACTAAAAACCCTATGACTTGTGAAGATGAAAATATGCTTGCAAGCCAAGCACTCGTGCTTGTTGAAGAGAAAAAAATACAACTTCTAGTAATTACAGATAAAAATAAAAAAATAAAAGGCGTACTACATATTCATACGCTTATAGAAAAAGGAATTTCATAA
- a CDS encoding Hpt domain-containing protein: MSILTANYSDINHDEMAQKIGLKAKHIPILVTSFLEESAAILEKLQTSIESTNYQDIKSQAHSIKGSAGNLHFNEVYEMSKEIELSASQAKKDFDYQAHLDAIKKAVATISF; encoded by the coding sequence ATGTCAATATTAACAGCAAATTATTCAGATATAAATCATGATGAAATGGCACAAAAAATAGGTTTAAAAGCTAAACATATTCCAATTTTAGTAACTAGTTTTTTAGAAGAATCTGCTGCAATTTTAGAAAAACTACAAACTTCGATAGAATCTACAAATTATCAAGATATAAAATCGCAAGCACACTCTATTAAAGGAAGTGCAGGTAATCTTCATTTTAATGAGGTTTATGAGATGTCAAAAGAGATAGAGTTATCTGCTTCTCAAGCTAAGAAAGATTTTGATTATCAAGCTCACCTAGACGCTATAAAAAAAGCAGTAGCAACTATATCTTTTTAG
- a CDS encoding replication-associated recombination protein A — translation MSDFTQLLRPKSFDDFVGQEHLCSSDAPLRVLCEKLSLGHSFLYGPAGCGKTSLARVIASIMELPFYEFNATSLKIEQLRKIFDLHKNSLQKPLIFIDEVHRLAKNQQEVLLPVMENNSVLIIGASTENPFFSLTSAIRSRSMLFELKCINNDKLSLLLDKALKTTKLKCDNDAKKYLIVSSGGDARSLLKLLEFSSNINTHITLKLLKSLRPNALSVGSSEAGVHYDLTSAMIKSIRGSDMDAGIYYLARLIDGGESADFIARRLVILASEDIGNANPQALTLTTSCLTSVSKIGFPEARIILAQAVVYLCASPKSNSSYLAINSALKAINEGVMLEIPKNITQRNENYLYPHDFGGYVKQAYMSNPMKFVELKNIGYEKKMKEWISNLNS, via the coding sequence TTGAGTGATTTCACACAATTACTAAGACCTAAATCTTTTGATGATTTCGTTGGTCAAGAGCATCTATGTTCATCAGATGCCCCTCTTAGAGTTTTATGTGAAAAATTATCTCTTGGACATAGTTTTCTTTATGGTCCAGCAGGTTGTGGCAAGACATCTCTTGCACGTGTTATTGCATCTATAATGGAGTTGCCTTTTTATGAATTCAACGCAACTTCACTAAAGATAGAACAACTTAGAAAAATATTTGATTTACATAAAAATTCTCTACAAAAACCACTTATTTTCATAGACGAAGTACATCGTTTAGCAAAGAATCAACAAGAAGTTCTGCTTCCTGTGATGGAAAATAATTCAGTTTTAATCATAGGTGCTTCAACCGAAAATCCTTTCTTTTCATTAACTTCTGCTATTCGTTCTCGTTCGATGCTATTTGAGTTAAAGTGCATAAATAATGACAAGTTATCTTTACTTTTAGACAAAGCACTAAAGACAACAAAACTAAAATGTGATAATGATGCAAAAAAATATTTGATTGTTAGTAGCGGTGGAGATGCTAGGTCTTTGCTAAAACTATTAGAATTTTCTTCAAATATAAATACTCACATAACACTAAAACTTTTAAAGTCTTTAAGACCAAATGCTCTTAGTGTAGGGAGTAGCGAAGCAGGAGTTCATTATGATTTAACAAGTGCTATGATTAAGTCTATTAGAGGTTCTGATATGGATGCTGGCATCTACTATCTTGCAAGACTTATAGATGGCGGGGAGAGTGCAGATTTTATTGCAAGACGACTTGTTATTTTAGCTAGTGAAGACATAGGAAATGCGAATCCACAAGCATTAACGCTAACAACATCATGTTTAACAAGTGTATCAAAAATCGGTTTTCCTGAGGCTAGAATCATTTTAGCTCAAGCTGTTGTTTATCTTTGTGCTTCTCCAAAATCAAACTCTTCTTACTTAGCAATAAACTCTGCATTAAAAGCTATAAATGAAGGTGTCATGCTAGAAATTCCAAAAAATATAACTCAAAGAAATGAAAACTATTTATACCCTCATGACTTTGGAGGTTATGTAAAACAAGCTTATATGTCAAACCCTATGAAATTTGTTGAATTGAAAAATATCGGTTATGAGAAAAAAATGAAAGAATGGATAAGTAATTTAAACTCTTAA
- a CDS encoding IS5 family transposase has translation MQLSFFDHAMKYQGGKKSMKFLNEMKEIIPFEAIEKILIEKNVYKPNKGKTGRPSIPSKILVGSLFLQNWYGLSDPMTEELIHDRISFRKFLDIRDEDTIPDETTICKFRNKLIKEEILGDIFEEVKKMMESKRLILNEGTLIDATLIHSSEPKRKKDDKGKVISNKAHDSDATYTSKRGRKHHGLKMHIATDTNGIIKKVIATTASTHDSTQFDKLTEDENKAIFADSGYMQKARKVALRAKGIFAGIVERRVRGQSKLRPKQSRNNTRFSKIRCLVELPFAFIKQHMNFRKTRYRGIDKNQQHFFMLAACYNLRRTPALVRARN, from the coding sequence ATGCAACTAAGTTTTTTTGACCATGCCATGAAATACCAAGGTGGTAAGAAGAGTATGAAGTTTTTAAATGAGATGAAAGAGATTATTCCATTTGAAGCTATTGAGAAGATACTTATAGAGAAAAATGTATACAAACCCAACAAAGGTAAGACAGGAAGACCATCTATTCCATCAAAGATATTAGTAGGCTCACTTTTTTTACAAAACTGGTATGGATTGTCAGACCCAATGACCGAAGAGCTTATACATGACCGTATAAGCTTCAGAAAGTTTCTTGATATAAGAGATGAAGATACTATTCCAGATGAAACAACTATTTGTAAATTTAGAAACAAGCTTATCAAAGAAGAGATACTTGGTGATATATTTGAAGAAGTAAAAAAGATGATGGAATCTAAAAGACTTATACTCAATGAGGGAACTCTTATAGACGCTACTCTCATCCACTCAAGCGAACCAAAGAGAAAAAAAGATGACAAGGGTAAAGTTATTTCAAATAAAGCCCATGATTCTGATGCAACCTACACTTCAAAAAGAGGTCGTAAACATCATGGATTAAAGATGCATATAGCAACTGATACAAACGGTATCATCAAAAAAGTAATAGCTACAACAGCTTCAACACACGATAGTACACAGTTTGATAAGCTGACAGAAGATGAAAATAAAGCAATATTCGCAGATAGTGGCTATATGCAAAAGGCAAGAAAAGTGGCACTAAGAGCAAAAGGTATTTTTGCTGGTATAGTTGAAAGACGAGTAAGAGGTCAATCGAAACTAAGACCTAAACAATCAAGAAATAATACAAGATTCTCAAAGATAAGATGTCTCGTGGAATTACCATTCGCATTTATAAAACAACATATGAACTTCAGAAAAACCAGATATCGGGGAATAGATAAAAATCAACAACACTTTTTTATGTTGGCTGCTTGTTATAATCTGAGACGGACACCTGCACTGGTAAGGGCTAGGAACTGA
- a CDS encoding pseudouridine synthase, with product MRLNKYVAHHSSYSRREADKAIQDGYVRVDGEIQDNPATQVDEKETIVYVSGKQITPRDKYTVIVYNKPKGELVTKKDPRERKTIYDSLDAKYKHFIPVGRLDFLTEGVLLLTDASKVATALMNSNLERVYKVKIKGQVTPEMEAAMMNGLELLDATAGGHSHSKITSMTFAPFLGYKIQKNEHNYSILKIAISEGKNREIRRFFAHFGTEVADLKRISFAEVELNNLPTGKTRFLNRSEYSALFTFLKAEEKSKRERGEK from the coding sequence ATGAGATTAAACAAATATGTTGCTCACCACTCAAGCTACTCCAGACGAGAAGCAGATAAAGCTATTCAAGATGGCTATGTTAGAGTAGATGGTGAAATACAAGACAACCCAGCAACACAAGTGGATGAAAAAGAAACTATCGTTTATGTGAGTGGAAAACAGATAACTCCACGCGATAAATATACAGTTATAGTTTATAACAAGCCAAAAGGTGAGCTTGTAACAAAAAAAGACCCAAGAGAAAGAAAAACTATCTATGATTCTTTAGATGCGAAGTATAAACACTTTATTCCTGTTGGTAGATTAGACTTTCTAACAGAAGGTGTTTTGCTTCTTACAGACGCTTCAAAAGTAGCAACTGCTTTGATGAACTCAAACTTAGAGAGGGTCTATAAAGTAAAAATTAAAGGTCAAGTGACTCCAGAGATGGAAGCAGCTATGATGAATGGACTTGAACTCCTAGATGCTACTGCTGGTGGACATTCTCACTCAAAAATCACAAGTATGACTTTTGCACCTTTTTTAGGTTACAAAATTCAAAAGAATGAGCATAATTATTCCATCTTAAAAATAGCAATATCAGAAGGTAAAAACAGAGAAATAAGAAGATTTTTTGCTCATTTTGGTACAGAGGTTGCTGACTTAAAACGCATAAGTTTTGCGGAAGTTGAGTTAAATAATTTACCAACTGGAAAAACTAGATTTTTAAACAGGAGCGAATATTCTGCTTTATTTACCTTTTTAAAAGCTGAAGAAAAAAGCAAAAGAGAGCGAGGCGAAAAATAG
- a CDS encoding thiazole synthase, with translation MDNILKIGKYELGSRLIVGSGKYDSFETTKNATLASGSELITVAVRRLNITDPDKENLRDTFAGTNVKFLPNSAGCVTAEEAITTFRLTREATGIDLIKLEVIGDTKKTLYPDVLETIKACEVLAKDGFTIMAYTSDDPIMAKRLEDAGAHAIMPLAAPIGSGLGIQNPYNIVFIREAVNVPVIVDAGIGCASDSAYAMELGADGVLTNTAIAQAQDPMIMAEAMKYAVKAGRMSYLAGRIAKRPYATASSPINGMIQF, from the coding sequence ATGGATAACATTTTAAAAATTGGAAAATATGAACTAGGCTCTCGCCTAATAGTTGGTAGTGGAAAATATGATTCTTTTGAAACTACAAAAAATGCAACTCTTGCATCTGGAAGTGAACTTATAACAGTTGCTGTTCGCCGTTTAAACATTACAGACCCAGATAAAGAAAACCTTCGTGATACTTTTGCAGGAACAAATGTAAAGTTTTTACCAAATTCTGCAGGTTGTGTAACGGCAGAAGAGGCTATAACTACTTTTAGACTTACACGAGAGGCAACAGGTATTGATTTGATAAAACTAGAAGTAATTGGCGATACTAAAAAAACTCTTTATCCTGATGTTTTAGAAACTATAAAAGCATGTGAAGTTTTAGCAAAAGATGGTTTTACAATCATGGCATATACTTCCGATGACCCAATCATGGCAAAAAGACTTGAGGACGCAGGAGCTCACGCTATTATGCCTCTTGCTGCTCCTATTGGAAGTGGTTTAGGTATTCAAAATCCTTATAACATTGTGTTTATCCGTGAAGCTGTTAATGTTCCTGTAATCGTAGATGCTGGAATTGGTTGTGCAAGCGACTCTGCTTATGCGATGGAGTTAGGTGCAGATGGAGTTTTAACTAACACTGCAATCGCTCAAGCACAAGATCCTATGATTATGGCTGAAGCTATGAAATATGCAGTAAAGGCTGGTAGAATGTCTTACTTAGCGGGAAGAATTGCTAAACGACCATATGCAACTGCATCTAGTCCAATTAATGGAATGATACAGTTTTAA
- a CDS encoding NAD(P)H-hydrate dehydratase → MQKLFDEVGSLDKRCYEEFALSEDILMEHATNGMASYIRDNFSKFSSVIVVCGSGNNGADGIALARQLHGDFDVSIYYAKEAKSMMARLQEKRAKAIGVKECFEIQHCAVLVDAIVGTGFSGEFSDELKELITKLNDSLAFKISCDIPSYGFKADVTLTMGALKKSLYLDASKDAVGEIRVIDLGISRSIYEAQTNWNLLDEKDLELPTRDKKDSHKGSFGHLAIACGSKSGASILSASSALRFGVGLVTLVGYENEQIPYSIMHASELPSNTTALALGMGLGNEFSDKELDIFLDNSFSLIADADIFYMPIIDKILKRENVILTPHAKEFVALLKHTKLANISIEELQKNRFKFVELFTKNYPRITLILKGANSIIAQNNIFYINPHGTSALAKGGSGDVLSGLVGALLAQGYSALDSAINASLAHTLLAQNYKGADFSLTPEDLINGICDL, encoded by the coding sequence ATGCAGAAATTGTTTGATGAAGTTGGAAGTTTAGATAAAAGATGTTACGAAGAGTTTGCTCTTAGTGAAGATATTTTGATGGAACATGCCACTAATGGAATGGCTTCATATATCCGTGATAATTTTTCAAAATTCTCTAGTGTGATTGTTGTTTGTGGGAGCGGAAATAATGGTGCAGATGGTATAGCATTAGCTAGGCAACTTCATGGTGATTTTGATGTTAGCATCTACTATGCGAAAGAAGCAAAATCAATGATGGCACGACTTCAAGAAAAAAGAGCAAAAGCTATTGGTGTAAAAGAGTGTTTTGAAATCCAACATTGTGCAGTTTTAGTAGATGCTATCGTAGGTACAGGTTTTAGTGGAGAGTTTAGTGATGAATTAAAAGAACTAATCACTAAGCTAAATGATTCTCTTGCTTTTAAAATCTCTTGTGATATTCCTTCTTATGGTTTTAAAGCTGATGTTACTTTAACTATGGGTGCTTTAAAAAAGAGTTTATACCTAGATGCAAGCAAAGATGCGGTTGGTGAGATAAGAGTTATAGATTTAGGAATTTCACGAAGCATCTATGAAGCTCAAACGAATTGGAATTTGCTTGATGAAAAAGACTTAGAACTGCCAACTAGAGATAAAAAAGATTCACATAAAGGTAGTTTTGGACATTTGGCAATAGCTTGTGGAAGTAAGAGTGGTGCAAGTATTTTAAGTGCTTCATCAGCTCTAAGATTTGGAGTGGGTTTAGTCACTTTAGTAGGTTATGAAAATGAGCAAATTCCTTACTCCATAATGCATGCATCTGAACTCCCATCAAATACAACTGCTCTTGCCTTGGGTATGGGTTTAGGAAATGAATTTAGCGATAAAGAGTTGGATATATTTTTAGATAATTCTTTTTCTCTGATAGCAGATGCAGATATTTTTTATATGCCGATAATTGACAAAATACTAAAACGAGAAAATGTTATTTTAACTCCTCATGCTAAAGAGTTTGTAGCACTTTTAAAACATACAAAACTAGCAAATATAAGTATAGAAGAGTTGCAAAAAAATCGTTTTAAATTTGTAGAGCTTTTTACAAAAAACTATCCAAGAATTACTTTAATATTAAAAGGTGCAAACTCTATAATTGCTCAAAATAATATTTTTTATATAAATCCACATGGAACATCAGCTTTAGCAAAAGGTGGAAGTGGAGATGTTTTAAGTGGCTTAGTTGGTGCTTTGTTGGCTCAAGGATATAGTGCTTTAGACTCAGCGATAAATGCTTCTTTGGCACACACATTATTGGCACAAAATTATAAAGGTGCTGATTTTTCTCTTACACCAGAAGATTTAATAAACGGAATATGCGATTTATAA
- the rpmI gene encoding 50S ribosomal protein L35, whose protein sequence is MPKMKSVKGAVKRFKVKKNGSVKRGTANRSHILTKQDAATRRKQNSPKVVSKADEANVKAMIN, encoded by the coding sequence ATGCCAAAAATGAAATCGGTAAAAGGCGCTGTAAAGCGTTTTAAAGTTAAGAAAAATGGTTCTGTTAAACGCGGTACAGCGAACAGAAGTCACATCTTAACTAAACAAGATGCAGCTACTCGTCGTAAGCAAAACAGCCCAAAAGTTGTTTCTAAGGCTGATGAAGCAAATGTAAAGGCTATGATAAATTAA
- a CDS encoding Hcp family type VI secretion system effector gives MQNSMFMTIIGSTQGLISEGAFTPDSVGNIYQNGHEDEISIETFNYGSSIPINIATGQPNGQRILSPLSIVKLLDKSSPLLSEALNNGETLKKVEIKAYRTSYMGREEHFYTIILEDAIITNINATNTKNGPTEHVTFSYRKRVLRHEIASTSSSDDIRTGVNV, from the coding sequence ATGCAAAACTCAATGTTTATGACTATTATTGGAAGTACACAAGGACTTATTTCAGAAGGTGCATTTACTCCTGATTCAGTAGGAAATATTTATCAAAATGGACATGAAGATGAAATTTCAATTGAAACCTTTAATTATGGTTCTAGTATCCCTATAAATATTGCTACAGGGCAACCAAATGGTCAAAGAATACTCTCCCCACTCAGTATTGTTAAATTATTAGATAAAAGCTCTCCTTTATTATCAGAAGCCCTTAATAATGGTGAAACTTTAAAAAAAGTTGAAATCAAAGCTTACAGAACTTCATATATGGGAAGAGAAGAACATTTTTATACAATTATATTAGAAGATGCAATCATTACGAATATCAATGCTACCAATACTAAAAATGGGCCTACTGAACATGTCACTTTTTCTTATAGAAAAAGAGTGTTAAGACATGAAATTGCTAGTACTTCTAGTTCTGACGATATTCGAACTGGTGTAAATGTCTAA
- the rplT gene encoding 50S ribosomal protein L20: MPRVKTGVVRRRRHKKILKLAKGFYSGRRKHFRKAKEQIERSWVYAHRDRKQKKRDFRKLWIIRINAASRLNGMNYSTFMNGVHKAGIELDRKILADMAMNDAAAFTAVADASKAALSK, translated from the coding sequence ATGCCAAGAGTAAAAACAGGTGTTGTTCGTAGAAGAAGACACAAAAAAATATTAAAATTAGCAAAAGGTTTCTATAGTGGTCGTCGTAAACACTTTAGAAAAGCTAAGGAACAAATTGAACGCTCATGGGTATATGCTCATCGTGATCGTAAGCAAAAGAAGCGTGATTTCCGTAAACTATGGATTATCCGTATCAATGCAGCGAGTCGTTTAAATGGAATGAACTATTCTACTTTTATGAATGGCGTTCATAAAGCTGGCATCGAGCTTGACCGTAAAATTCTTGCTGATATGGCGATGAATGACGCAGCAGCATTTACTGCAGTTGCAGATGCATCTAAAGCAGCACTTAGCAAATAG
- a CDS encoding sodium-dependent transporter, whose product MKIARFSRMGFILAAAGSAVGLGNIWKFPYIAGEYGGGAFVLIYLFTVLIIGFSIMIAEMLIGYLGRKDGVTCFEDLAPTHKHLWKLGGFQGLAGLFIMIFYSVVIGWIFNYIVTSIFYLPSSVKEAEITFNTMLHSGVWTQLFYHTLAFIWITYVLTKGIKGGIEKMNMILMPTLMIILLGMFAYATTLDSFSRAVEFMFSPDWSKIDSNAFVTAVGHAFFTLSLGMGAIMTYSASMAKNSNLVKNAFWIVFLDTSIAIVAGLMLFTFLYQYGSGPAKGPGLVFISLPAAFFEMGIIGNIFAILFFIALAFAGLTSSVSLVEPMVQYFIDRYSWSRLKASMSMGLFFYLIGIIALLSNIDGFKETLTWGDKNFFDWVDHFTATFMLPLGGLVMAVFVGFVIEKQRVEAILKPQLGFAFEAWYFSLRYITPVAMFIVILSLMGIL is encoded by the coding sequence ATGAAAATAGCTAGATTTAGTAGAATGGGGTTTATTTTAGCAGCTGCTGGAAGTGCTGTTGGACTTGGAAATATATGGAAATTTCCTTATATCGCTGGCGAATATGGTGGCGGAGCTTTTGTTTTAATTTACCTTTTTACAGTCCTTATTATTGGCTTTTCTATCATGATAGCGGAGATGCTCATTGGTTACTTAGGAAGAAAAGATGGCGTTACTTGTTTTGAAGATTTAGCACCAACACACAAACATCTATGGAAACTTGGTGGTTTTCAAGGTTTAGCTGGTCTTTTTATTATGATTTTTTACTCTGTTGTTATTGGCTGGATATTCAACTATATTGTTACTTCTATTTTTTACCTTCCATCAAGCGTAAAAGAAGCAGAAATTACCTTTAACACCATGCTACATAGTGGCGTTTGGACTCAACTTTTTTACCACACTCTAGCCTTTATTTGGATTACTTATGTTCTAACAAAAGGAATCAAAGGTGGTATAGAGAAGATGAACATGATTTTAATGCCAACACTTATGATAATCCTTCTTGGTATGTTCGCCTACGCAACAACTCTAGATTCGTTCTCTCGAGCAGTAGAGTTTATGTTCTCCCCTGATTGGTCTAAAATAGACTCAAATGCTTTTGTAACTGCTGTTGGTCATGCTTTTTTCACCCTCTCTCTTGGTATGGGCGCTATTATGACTTACTCTGCTTCAATGGCAAAAAACTCTAATCTTGTTAAAAATGCTTTTTGGATTGTATTTTTAGATACTTCCATCGCTATTGTTGCGGGACTTATGCTTTTTACCTTTTTGTATCAGTATGGCTCAGGTCCAGCAAAAGGTCCAGGATTAGTTTTTATCTCTCTTCCTGCTGCTTTTTTTGAGATGGGGATTATCGGGAATATTTTTGCCATTTTATTTTTTATAGCCTTAGCTTTTGCAGGACTTACCTCTTCTGTATCTTTGGTTGAGCCAATGGTTCAGTATTTTATAGATAGATACTCATGGAGCAGACTTAAAGCATCTATGTCTATGGGGCTGTTCTTTTACCTCATCGGGATTATCGCCCTACTCTCAAATATAGATGGATTTAAAGAAACGCTAACATGGGGAGATAAAAACTTTTTTGATTGGGTTGATCATTTTACTGCTACTTTTATGCTTCCTCTTGGTGGTCTTGTTATGGCAGTATTTGTCGGTTTTGTCATTGAAAAACAAAGAGTTGAGGCTATCTTAAAACCTCAACTAGGATTTGCATTTGAAGCATGGTATTTTTCACTTCGCTATATCACTCCTGTTGCTATGTTTATAGTTATACTTTCACTAATGGGAATTTTATAG
- the purN gene encoding phosphoribosylglycinamide formyltransferase — protein MKKIVILFSGEGFNAQNIVNKLHNKECFVACGITNKRDAKGLQKLQNIGVKTEVLEHVNFASREEFDEELVKLVKTYEPDLVILSGFMRILSEVFTSNIHAINLHPSLLPKFKGAKAIERSFESLDKDAGVSVHYVSSELDAGEIILQTSFEKSPNETLESFSAKIKEIEYEIMPQAIVKVLRS, from the coding sequence ATGAAAAAAATTGTAATACTATTTAGTGGAGAGGGTTTTAACGCCCAAAATATTGTAAATAAACTGCACAATAAAGAGTGTTTTGTTGCATGTGGAATTACAAATAAAAGAGATGCAAAAGGTTTGCAAAAGTTGCAAAATATAGGTGTAAAAACTGAAGTTTTAGAGCATGTAAATTTTGCTTCTAGGGAAGAGTTTGATGAAGAACTTGTAAAACTTGTAAAAACTTATGAGCCAGACTTAGTGATTTTGAGTGGTTTTATGAGGATTTTAAGTGAAGTTTTTACTTCCAACATTCATGCTATAAATCTTCATCCATCTTTACTTCCAAAGTTTAAAGGTGCAAAAGCAATAGAGCGAAGTTTTGAGAGTTTAGACAAAGATGCTGGGGTAAGTGTTCATTATGTTAGTAGCGAGTTAGATGCTGGAGAAATTATTTTGCAAACTTCTTTTGAAAAATCACCAAATGAAACATTGGAGAGTTTTTCTGCTAAGATTAAAGAAATAGAGTACGAAATAATGCCACAAGCTATTGTAAAGGTTTTAAGGAGTTAA